A single genomic interval of Bacteroidota bacterium harbors:
- a CDS encoding PKD domain-containing protein, with protein sequence MLKRLIKIVVFLLFYSIPVFSTHIVGGEIYYECLGNNQYRIVLKVYRDCYNGLPWFDSPATVAVYDSGSVLIRTIDLIPPGSDTLPINITNPCIVPPANVCVEQCIYSDTVTLPPIPGGYTLVYQRCCRNNTILNLVSPGDVGSTYFTTIPDTTIVKCNNSPHFTNYPPIYICAGVPLQFDHSATDADGDSLVYELCDTYHGASSFSPMPNPPSPPPYTAVPWAPGFNGSYPIKSNPAIKIDPKTGMITGTPTMIGQWVIGVCVREYRNGVLVEIHKRDFQFNIINCSHVIVSSIPAQQTFCFGKTVNFLNNSLNANTFHWDFGVPTLTNDTSNLKAPGYTYQDTGVYVITLVANPGTICADTATSTFKIYPPLEPKFIAPPAQCLSTNSFNFNGSGVTSTKSTYAWNFGPSAIPSTSTKQNPTGITFIKAGTFAVTFTISDHGCTQIFTDSVSVLPSPTSQFSVLQTTCFGKVVTFINQSTNATNYRWDFGVPALQNDTSRLIQPNYTYPDTGTYTITLITDPRTICADTITGTVRIYPPLMPKFVVPGPQCVLTNSYNFNGTGITTSRSTYSWNFGVNATPATSTQQNPSGIIFSNAGKQVVQFTITDRGCSQSFIDTVIVLPAPIPQISAQVGQCINNNNFNFNGTGNSTSSATYSWTFGSNAIPTASTLKNMSGVKFNAVGKFPVTFSITDHGCTVSTTDTVTIYPLPTAKFDMPPKTGCKPFRVQFTDSSLSQLALNYLWKFGDGQTSTQRDPVHIYTSSGIFNVSLTIVATNGCVDTITFTKPNIITVLPGPDAALSADPTSTTISDPAFAFTDESLQSIRCKLFFGDGDSSFDCSTHHVYKQVGTYTVTQVVINEYGCLDTNFITVEVTPDIRVWIPNAFTPNSSGLNDVFMPITEGIAQYHFMVFDRWGQLVFDTTEQAKGWDGKYKRDNCPEDVYVYKIELTDIKEHNKTYIGHVTLIR encoded by the coding sequence CCCGGATCTGACACTTTGCCTATTAATATTACCAATCCATGCATAGTCCCCCCTGCAAACGTTTGTGTTGAACAATGTATTTATTCAGACACAGTTACTTTGCCACCAATTCCGGGCGGATATACATTGGTATATCAAAGATGCTGCCGCAACAATACCATTCTTAACCTTGTAAGCCCCGGTGACGTAGGCTCTACATATTTTACAACAATACCGGATACGACTATTGTCAAATGTAACAATAGCCCGCATTTTACAAATTATCCGCCGATCTATATCTGTGCCGGAGTGCCTTTACAATTTGACCATTCTGCAACTGATGCCGATGGCGACTCGCTTGTATATGAACTATGCGACACCTATCACGGTGCAAGTAGTTTTTCACCAATGCCCAATCCTCCATCGCCTCCACCATATACTGCGGTGCCCTGGGCGCCGGGATTTAATGGCTCATATCCCATCAAATCAAATCCCGCAATTAAAATTGACCCGAAGACAGGGATGATAACCGGTACTCCAACAATGATAGGACAGTGGGTAATTGGTGTTTGTGTCCGCGAATACCGGAATGGCGTATTGGTTGAAATACACAAACGCGACTTCCAATTCAATATAATCAATTGTTCCCATGTTATTGTATCATCTATTCCCGCACAGCAAACCTTTTGCTTCGGGAAGACCGTTAACTTTTTAAATAATAGTCTTAACGCTAATACATTTCATTGGGACTTTGGCGTACCTACTCTTACAAACGACACTTCCAATCTTAAAGCACCGGGTTATACTTATCAGGATACAGGCGTTTATGTTATTACACTTGTTGCAAACCCCGGCACCATTTGCGCTGATACGGCCACCAGTACTTTCAAAATCTATCCGCCCCTGGAGCCCAAATTTATTGCGCCGCCTGCCCAATGCTTATCCACCAATAGTTTTAATTTTAACGGCAGCGGAGTTACTTCTACGAAATCAACATACGCCTGGAACTTCGGACCAAGCGCTATACCTTCAACATCAACAAAACAAAATCCGACAGGGATAACCTTTATAAAAGCGGGAACATTTGCTGTTACTTTTACGATCAGTGATCATGGCTGTACACAAATATTTACAGATTCTGTAAGTGTATTGCCTTCTCCTACATCACAGTTTTCTGTCCTGCAAACGACTTGCTTCGGAAAAGTTGTAACCTTTATTAACCAGAGTACTAATGCAACGAATTATCGCTGGGACTTTGGTGTACCCGCATTACAAAACGACACTTCACGACTCATACAGCCCAATTACACATATCCTGATACAGGAACTTACACCATTACATTGATCACAGATCCACGAACCATATGCGCGGATACTATTACCGGCACTGTTAGAATCTATCCGCCCTTAATGCCAAAGTTCGTTGTTCCCGGCCCTCAATGCGTGTTAACAAACAGCTATAATTTTAACGGCACGGGTATTACAACATCCAGGTCCACCTATTCATGGAACTTCGGGGTAAATGCAACTCCGGCAACATCAACACAACAAAATCCGTCAGGAATAATTTTTTCCAATGCAGGAAAACAAGTTGTTCAATTTACGATTACCGATCGCGGCTGCTCACAATCATTCATAGATACAGTTATAGTGTTGCCGGCACCCATACCACAGATCTCCGCTCAGGTTGGCCAATGCATAAACAACAACAATTTTAATTTTAACGGGACAGGAAACTCTACTTCGTCGGCTACCTATTCATGGACATTCGGATCCAATGCCATTCCTACGGCTTCAACATTAAAAAATATGTCCGGCGTTAAGTTCAATGCTGTAGGAAAATTCCCGGTCACATTCAGTATTACAGATCATGGCTGTACAGTGTCAACTACCGACACTGTCACTATTTATCCTTTACCAACAGCTAAATTTGATATGCCGCCTAAAACGGGCTGCAAACCGTTCAGAGTGCAGTTCACGGACAGCTCTCTTTCACAACTTGCGCTAAATTATCTCTGGAAATTCGGCGATGGACAAACCTCAACACAACGGGATCCTGTGCATATATATACTTCATCAGGCATTTTCAATGTTTCACTAACAATTGTAGCGACCAATGGCTGTGTAGACACTATCACATTTACAAAACCTAATATAATAACAGTATTACCCGGACCCGATGCCGCTTTGAGTGCAGATCCGACTTCTACTACCATTTCTGATCCCGCCTTTGCATTTACCGATGAGAGCCTGCAATCCATACGTTGCAAGTTGTTTTTCGGAGACGGTGACAGCTCCTTTGATTGCAGTACACATCATGTATATAAGCAAGTGGGCACATATACAGTAACTCAGGTTGTGATCAATGAATATGGCTGCCTGGATACCAACTTTATTACAGTTGAGGTTACGCCTGATATCCGGGTTTGGATACCAAACGCATTCACGCCAAACTCAAGCGGATTAAATGATGTATTTATGCCAATTACCGAAGGCATTGCTCAATATCATTTTATGGTCTTTGATAGGTGGGGACAATTGGTTTTTGACACAACCGAACAGGCAAAGGGTTGGGATGGAAAATACAAGAGAGATAATTGTCCTGAAGATGTTTATGTATATAAAATTGAACTTACCGATATCAAAGAGCATAATAAAACGTATATAGGACATGTTACTCTAATAAGATAG